The DNA sequence GGCGAGGCGGAAACGCGTAGTCGATGGGAAACAGATTAATATTTCTGTACTTCTATATATTGCGAAGGAGGGACGGAGCAGGCTAAACAAGCATGGCGTTGGTTGTCCATGTGAAAGTACGTAGGTTGGAATCTTAGGCAAATCCGGGATTCTAAGACTGAGATACGAGACGATGCTCTACGGAGCAGAAGTTGTTGATGCCATACTTCCAGGAAAAGCTTCTAAGCGTCAGATATATAGGAACCGTACCCCAAACCGACACAGGTGGTTAGGTAGAGAATACTAAGGCGCTTGAGAGAACTCGGGTGAAGGAACTAGGCAAAATAGTACCGTAACTTCGGGAGAAGGTACGCCGACTATGGTGATGGGACTTGCTCCCTAAGCTGAAGTCGGTCGAAGTAACCAGGTGGCTGGAACTGTTTATTAAAAACACAGCACTGTGCAAAATCGAAAGATGACGTATACGGTGTGACGCCTGCCCGGTGCCGGAAGGTTAATTGATTGGGTTAGCTCTGCGAAGCTCATGATCGAAGCCCCGGTAAACGGCGGCCGTAACTATAACGGTCCTAAGGTAGCGAAATTCCTTGTCGGGTAAGTTCCGACCTGCACGAATGGCGTAATCATGGCCACACTGTCTCCACCCGAGACTCAGTGAAATTGAAATTGCGGTTAAGATGCCGTATACCCGCGGCTAGACGGAAAGACCCCGTGAACCTTTACTATAGCTTGACAGTGAACATTGCTCCTACATGTGTAGGATAGGTGGGAGGCTTTGAAACCATGTCGCCAGATATGGTGGAGCCATCCTTGAAATACCACCCTTGTATGCGTGATGTTCTAACCTAGGCCCGTAATCCGGGTTGGGGACACTGTCTGGTGGGTAGTTTGACTGGGGCGGTCTCCTCCCAAAGAGTAACGGAGGAGCACGAAGGTTGGCTAAGTACGGTCGGACATCGTACGGTTAGTGCAATGGCATAAGCCAGCTTAACTGCGAGACAGACACGTCGAGCAGGTACGAAAGTAGGTCATAGTGATCCGGTGGTTCTGTATGGAAGGGCCATCGCTCAACGGATAAAAGGTACTCCGGGGATAACAGGCTGATACCGCCCAAGAGTTCATATCGACGGCGGTGTTTGGCACCTCGATGTCGGCTCATCACATCCTGGGGCTGAAGTCGGTCCCAAGGGTATGGCTGTTCGCCATTTAAAGTGGTACGCGAGCTGGGTTTAGAACGTCGTGAGACAGTTCGGTCCCTATCTGCCGTGGGCGTTTGAGAATTGAAGAGGGCTGCTCCTAGTACGAGAGGACCGGAGTGGACGAACCTCTGGTGTTCGGGTTGTCATGCCAATGGCATTGCCCGGTAGCTACGTTCGGAACTGATAACCGCTGAAAGCATCTAAGCGGGAAGCAGGCTTTAAGATGAGTTCTCACTGGGACTTTAAGTCCCCTAAAGGGTCGTTGGAGACTACGACGTTGATAGGTCAGGTGTGTAAGGGTTGTGAGGCCTTGAGCTAACTGATACTAATTGCCCGTGAGGCTTAACCATACAACGCCTAAGTGGTTTTGTGTATGAAGCTGATGAACATCACGCACTAAGTTACAAGAGTTAAAGATTTATATTAAGTTTTCGAGATTGTCCTTTTTTGCTTAGCGACAATAGCATTGTAGAACCACCTGATCCCATTCCGAACTCAGAAGTGAAATGCAATAGCGCCGATGGTAGTGTGGGAGTTCCCATGTGAGAGTAGGACATTGCTAAGCACCTATTTAAGAAAAGCCCGTAACACAAGTTACGGGCTTTTTGCTTTTCTGCGTTCAGGAATTTAATAAGCAGACAAGCTAGTGTTTAATGTCGAGGTTGAATATTATCGATATAGAACCACTCATCCCATTCGTCATACCTAAGAAAAGCAGAAGTGCAATGCAATAGCGCCGATGGTAGTGTGGATTATGTCACGAGAAGCCCATATGAGAGCAAAGCGGGACATTGCTAAGCGCCTAATTATGAAAAGCCCGTAACATACGTTACGGGCTTTTTGCTTTTCTGCGTTCAGGGGTTTAAAAAACAGATAAGCTTAGTTAATTATCGCCGATTAAGCTGCTCCCAGCTTTAATTGCAGATAGCGAGTCACTCATCCCATTCGCCATACCTAAGAAAAGCAGAAGTGAAATGCAATAGCGCCGAAGTTGATAGCGTGTGGCTGTTGTCTCTTTATGTGAGCGTAGGACATCGCTAAGCGTCTAATTAAAGAGAGCCCGATACGAAAGTGTCAGGCCTTTTGCTTTTCTGCGTTTGGGGATATAAAAAACAGATAAGCTTAGTTAATTATCACTGATTAAGCTGCCCCTAGCTTTAATTGAAGATGGCGAGCCACTCATCCCATTCGCAATACCTAAGAAAAGCAGAAGTGAAATACGATAGCGCCGAAGGTGATAGCGTGTGGGTGTTGTCTCTTTATGTGAGAGTAGGACATCGCTAAGCGCCACTGTTTTTAAAAATAACAGAAAAGCCCGTAACATACGTTACGGGCTTTTTGCTTTTCTGCTATCTGGTTTCCTATTTCTTTGATTTCACAAGTTTAAAGTAGTTATCTAGCTATTCTCATATGTAGTTACTCGACAGGAGATTAATACTAAGTTAATCTGGTCCTACCTGTTTATCTGGAAATTAAATGCCATGTCGAAAGAACATATTAATGATCGTCTTACTGTTGAGATAAAAGAGCAAATTGCTTTTGTTACGCTAGAACGTCCTGATAAACATAATGCGTTAGATATGGCAATGTTTTATGCAATACGAGATGTGATTAAGAGGTTGCATCGTAATCGTAATATACGGGCGGTGATTATTGCTGGGGCAGGAGAAGATTTTTGTTCAGGATTAGATGTTAAATCTGTAATGAAATCTAAATCTGCACCGCTCAAGCTGTTATTCAAGTGGCTGCCTTGGCAGGCAAATTTAGCTCAATACGTGTCAACTGGGTGGCGTTCGTTGCCAGTACCTGTTATCGCAGCTATTCATGGGCGTTGTTGGGGTGGTGGTTTACAAATCGCCCAGGGTGCTGACTTTATCATAACTGAGCCAAATGCTTCTTTAGCGATTATGGAAGCGAAATGGGGTTTAATTCCTGATATGGGCGGTTCGCTAGCTGTGCGTGAGTCATTAAACCTAGATGTTGCAAAGCGATTGGCTATGACTGGTGAGCAAGTTTCAGGGCAAGAGGCTGTTGCCTTAGGTTTAGCTAGTATTTGCAGTGAAAATGCTAAAGAGCAAGCAATAGCGTTGGCGCAAGAGTTAAAAGTGCAATCGCCAGACTCTGTGGCAGGAGTTAAAAAGCTATATAATAAGTCGTGGTTCGGCAGTGCAGGTATGGCTTTAGCTAGAGAGTCATATTATCAGATTCGAATTCTTATGGGTAAGAATAGCCAGATTAAGCGTTATAACCAGCTTAATTCTGATAAACCCGAGCGTAAATTTAAGCCACGAAAATCTTGGTAGTTGAAAGAATCCGATAATGTTTGATGATTATCAACAAGCTGCAAGTTAAAGGTTCATATTAGCTGAGAGCATGCTATTATCTCGCCCCTTTTGTTATGAGATACCTAGTATGGAGTTATCAAGCTATCTTATTTACCTGAGTGTTTCTATTGTTGCTTCGGTTAGCATTGGCCCCTCCGCTGTATTAGCGGCAAGTAATGGTCTTAATTTTGGTCGTCGCAAGGCGCTTTCTGGGGTGCTTGGTCATGTCACTGCAATATTCATACTTGCGATATTATCAGCTGCAGGTATAGGTAGTATCTTTTTGGCCTCTGAGTGGGCGTATCAACTTATTAGAGTGTTAGGTTGTCTATACCTTATTCATATTGGTATATCTATGTGGCGTAGTAAGGGGAATTGGTCATTAATCCAAGAAAATACCAATACGCCTTCAAGTAAGCACCTGTATAAAAAGAGCTTATTACTGGGACTAAGTAATCCCAAAGCTTTGGTTTTCTTCACTGCCTTATTTCCTCAGTTCTTGAATCTCAAGGCTGCTCTTTTACCGCAACTTACGTTATTAATATCTACAAGTTTAGTTAACGCATTTTTATTCACATTTCTTTATGCCTTGATTGGTTATAACTTTAAAGCAAGATTATTACCCTTGCTAAATGGCGGACGCTTGGGCCGTATAATGGGCTCAATGTTTTTTGGCTTTGCCGCTATGTTAGCGGTCAGTAAATAAGAGTAAATAAAGTTAGTAAACCTCAAGTTAATGGATCGGCTATTAAGCAAATAAACCGCTATGCTAAGTTAGCCGTAGCGGTTTAAAACTACCTGGCTTTTAAAATAACTATTTAGATATTTATC is a window from the Litorilituus sediminis genome containing:
- a CDS encoding crotonase/enoyl-CoA hydratase family protein: MSKEHINDRLTVEIKEQIAFVTLERPDKHNALDMAMFYAIRDVIKRLHRNRNIRAVIIAGAGEDFCSGLDVKSVMKSKSAPLKLLFKWLPWQANLAQYVSTGWRSLPVPVIAAIHGRCWGGGLQIAQGADFIITEPNASLAIMEAKWGLIPDMGGSLAVRESLNLDVAKRLAMTGEQVSGQEAVALGLASICSENAKEQAIALAQELKVQSPDSVAGVKKLYNKSWFGSAGMALARESYYQIRILMGKNSQIKRYNQLNSDKPERKFKPRKSW
- a CDS encoding LysE family translocator; translation: MELSSYLIYLSVSIVASVSIGPSAVLAASNGLNFGRRKALSGVLGHVTAIFILAILSAAGIGSIFLASEWAYQLIRVLGCLYLIHIGISMWRSKGNWSLIQENTNTPSSKHLYKKSLLLGLSNPKALVFFTALFPQFLNLKAALLPQLTLLISTSLVNAFLFTFLYALIGYNFKARLLPLLNGGRLGRIMGSMFFGFAAMLAVSK